In the genome of Pungitius pungitius chromosome 5, fPunPun2.1, whole genome shotgun sequence, the window TGACCTCTGGTTTCCCCTACAGATAAACATGTCTGTACCATGTCTATAGCGTGCCGAGCTTAGCATTCAGCCCAAAGCACAGCCGTGTCTCACTCGACGTGTTGTCCAGTTTATTTCTTTAAAGCCAGAATGCtccagtatatatatatatatatatatatatatactgtatatatatactgtgtatgGCTCCAGCAGCAACTGAAGAGTGAGACGCATGAAACTCTTTCCACACGAGGGCTCTTTTGTGTGAAATATCAGCGACATCCACACTTCCGCATCACGACGCAGGACGGCGCCGCGCAGCCGGAGCGTCTTATTGGCGGATGGATGCGACCTTCACGCCGTTTGTTTCACTCATTCAGACTCCGGATGGCCGTGACATCTCCACGATCACGCCGTGCGTGCACAACGTGTCTCCTTATCTAAACTTTACAGTATCTTGCCATCAGAGGACGAAGACACTTTGGACCTCTATCGCCCCGCAGAGATACCAGGCCCCAAGTCCACGCCAATTTATCTACCAGGCACCTTAAGGGGAATGAAAGAGTGAATGCACAGCATCTAAGGGATCAATAAAGTATCCTCTTATCTTCATCATAAACCTTTTACTGCGGTACGTATCCAGGACAAAGAAGGTCAGAGTGGAAGAAACACGTTCACCTTCATCAGCTGTTTGGAGCTCTGAGCCTCTACAGATGATCTGGATGAGCTTCcatgggggggcagcagagcggACTGAACCGATCTAAGccttttttgagggggggggggggggcggtcctcTCTCAAACGATGTTATTCAGTCGATATTTAACTCACTTATGTTATTGATTCTTTACAATCAATCAATGATAAACAACCGTATTCATATGTATTTACCGAGGTTTATAAACTACTATTATTACTGTGTTCTTTATTGTGTATCTTTATAGTTTGTTATAGAAGAATCGATTTTTATTCAACccataaatgaacaaaatattctttaaaatgatCTAAAAAGCTGTTGAAGGTCATGACCCCccccttttcacccccccccccggcgaggTTTAAAAACTCGCCCCCGGCTGCAGGCGGCGTCACTGCAGGAGGAATCTGTCGAGGTAAAAGCTGCTTCTCTGTGTCCCAATGacaacttttctctccctgatTTCTACGAAATGATTGATGATCAGAATCAAAGGTGCAAAATATGCAAATCATTAAAATCTATTACTTCACGCTggaaaaaataatcatttattgTATTGTTAAGTGCTATTATTAAGACGTCTTAAGATATTATGACGCATCAAGttgtaatgtaataattgtctaaactgtacatttttattcatttaatgcaGCGACAccatttgtgtttattatattGAATCATTGCACGTGGTTTACAGCATTACTTAGTTATTAAACATATTCTACTTAACTAAATGTTGTTGttagtttgaaataaaacaactaaagtcTCTCTATTAGAATCAAATGATGTAAATACGTGATGTGATGGAGaagaagtgtttgtgtttggaacAAAGTGCAGATTCACTTTAAGATATAAACATATTTCTTTATCACaaattcattctttctttctgtgaaaTCATCTGCATTTTCTGCATGTTTTTAAGTGAGATGATcctcatttgaatattttaatagaATTATTTACTGGTCAACTGTCGTGTAAAATTGGTAGAAATCCCTCAACCGTAAATGCAGATTATTTCACTTCAAACACGTTTTATTGATACAAAGCAGTTTGTAACCCATTCATAAAAAAGCTTATTTTGTAATCTTTAATAAATATGAGCATTACGTGGCTTCTAACCTTTTGTGACATCCGGGAAGGGTCCAAACATCCTGGTTCCTGCTTCTCCTTCAATGCTCCTCGAATGAACTAAACTAAACGAGTAATTCATCAGTAAAATGTACCTTTGAATTAAATATGTTGGTGCCAAacgccagcgcccccccccctccgccctcacACCTCCGCCTGGTGCCTCCACCCTTCGACTTGTTTGACGCTGCGTGTCCTTCCTGCGTGTCTCCAGATGTTCGGGTGGTGCGTCGCTGTCCTCTTGGCGGTGCTGCAGCTGTGCAGCCCGGCGCTGCAGAGCGACCCCGGCAGGGCGCCGCGCCCGGACCGCTCAGGTAAAAATGAAGTTGCTGAGGTCATGCTGAGGTCAGAAGCGTTCCATCGAGGCTCAGGGGAACGCCACCTCGAGCGAGGTGGCGTTCCCCTGAGCCTCGGTGGAACGCCACGCTCGGATtccaggcttttattttgaagtattCACGCTCGGATtccaggcttttattttgaagtattCACGCCGCGACGTCTCCCCGTCGTCCTGTCGCTGCAGAGCCGAGGCTGAACGCCGCGCTGGAAGACGTCGTCCCGTCCCGGGAAGCCGCCCGGCCGCCCAATGTCAGGAAGACCCCAGTAGCCGTGCCGTCCtggcgctccccccccccagtgttcGGCGAACACGCCAACCTCAAGTGGGTGGCGTGGAGCGGCCAACTGCCCAACGGCGCCGTGGCCATCTTCAACGGCTACGCCGAACGCACCGACTACGTGTGCAAGGTCAACTGCCAGTCGGGCTTCTACTCGCCGGGCGGGGGGGGCCTCTGCCGCTACCCGTACGCCGAGAAGGAGTACGCCTCCGCCACCTTCGACATGCTGGTCAACGTGGACCACTTCGAGTTCCTGGAGTGGGTCGAGGGGTCGTACGGCTCGGTGCCCGGCTACGCCGTCAGGACCTGCCCGGGCGCCGACATCTTCGTGGGCAAGAACAAGTACGGCCTGGGCAAGGTGGTGCCCCAGCACAAGGCCTTCTTCCTGCCCTGGCAGGGCGACGAGTACTGGTACAAGAGCTACCAGGTCCTGGCCGTCAACCGGGACACCTACAGCCAGCACGTCTCTCACGTGGAGTACGGCGTCGACCGGATGGAGCTCTTCCACCACCCCCCCGAGGCCCTGCAGCTCGCCGCGGTCACCAACCTGGAGTGCCGGGACGTGGCCAAGACGGTGCGGCTGGAGAAGACCAGCTCGGTGGGGAAGACCTGGGACATCGGCAGGGAGACCCGCAACGGCTCCGTCTCCACCATGCAGGCCAAGGTGCCCATCCTGGGCCCCGGGACGGTGGACTTCACCAAGGAGCAGACGGTGACCTTCTCGGAGGGAACCAGCGTGGTGGAATCCATCCACCACGTTGTGTCCGTGGAGCTGCTGGTGCCGCCCAACCACTCGTGCGCCGTGAGGATGGACGGCAGGAAGATGACGGCCGACATCCCCTTCACCGGCAGGCTGAGCCGGACCAACCACAAGGGGGACACGCGCTGGACCTACATCACGGGCAGCTACGACGGCGTGAACGTCGGCGAGATCAACGCCGTGGTGGAGAGGTGCCAGCCGGTGGCGGACGCCACTCCCTGCGCGCCGACTGGAGGCTGACCGCCGGTCCGGTGGACTTGAAAAGTTGGAACATAAtttggttttcaaaataaaatcctatCATGAACATAAAGGTGTTTCTTTTCTGTGGACAGTTAAATTCAGAATGAACAGTTATTTACTTACACGAATgtacttattttttaaatcccatCAATTCTTCAtcgtcagacaaaaaaaacatggtttctGTTTGTTGTCCTTTCTTTAACTGGGATATTTTAGGACTCCTGATGAAAGgtattttttgattatttattcaacCCCTTGAACACATGGTTCCAAATATATGGCATTAATGTTTTCATAATTACATTgaaagacaacaaaataaataacttgtCCCTTTCAAAGTCAATCtttgatatttattattatattgtaataACTATCATTTCGTTGAAGTACACGTTTCTGAATATATAACATGTGTCAATATTCATTAATTGCTtctatttaaaacaacaaaaagatcaATATAACAGGGAAATAATaacctgaaaaaacaacaactactatACTAGAcaattacaaatacaaatacaagattaatagaaacaaaataaggttttcatttgaatagatatttatttaattcagtCATTCTGAATTAAAACCATTAAACCATGTAAACCTGTATGtcatatattgtcatatattaAACATCAGGTTTagcctgtatatatatatatttatatttatacagtatatatactgtatatgataGAGTAAGGCGGATGTGTGCGGTGCAGTTCCCTGCCGCCCCGCCGGGGGCGCTGCAGCGCCGCAGCAGCACAGACCGGCTCACAGCTGCTGTCTGAACCTCTTTGACGTGGAAGCGCGTGGGCAGGACGAGCCGCTGATGTGACCTCACGTGAGACTCTACGCTCATTTTAAACGGTTTATTTGTCATCGACGTGTCTGTCCGTCGCGCCGGTTTGGACGTAattagctgctgctgttgttgttgtagttgttgttgttgttgtctttcagTTAGCCAACAAGCTACAGCAAGCTAACCGTAGCCGGCTAGCATGTTAACGACTTTCAATACAAATACACTGTGAACCACCAACAAGACAAACGGCTCCTCCTCTGCGGCTCGGACTTCAGATGATGAATCCATTCACGTTTTAAATCAAGTGATGCTTTTCTGACCGGAAGCCTCGTTTCATGTCGCTAAATCGTGGTGTAAAAGTCTCAAATGTGACTCTAACGACACCAGCTGGCCGTCCCCTCGTGGGCCGATCTAAAGACGTCCCCGTGTTCGGTGCCTCGTGCCGGtatctttctctcctcctcaagAAGCTGCTGAGCTTCGGCACGATGCGGCGACTCTTCACCAGAATCCTGAACCGGGTTCTGCTGAGCGAGCCGTTCGCGATGGGCGGCGAGGCGGAGCTGCACACGGAGGGCCGCCGGAAGCTGGTGAGTGAGAGACCCCCCCCGCATCTGTATCCACCCCCCACGGATTCAGATCCACAACACAATGTGTGGATCAGTaccatcagcaccatcagcaccatcagtaccatcagcaccatcagcaccatcagcaccaggGGTAccagcccctccctctcctgttTGTTCCTGCTTCAGCGTGTTGAAGTGTTTCTTTGAATCTGTGAGAATAATAACGTTCTATTCAGACTACTGAAAAACGGCTGGAACaaaatatttatgcattttattgtaaatatttcatttaacagATGAAAAAGAACtggaaaacatgaaaaacaaatttgtGCCAGACTTTGGGAACTTGGAAAATACTGAAGTTCTCAAAATGTAGTCGAAGAACACACACGTTAAAGAAACGTAAagatatatacatctatatatatttatatatacgaCTAAATCACCAGAAGAGCTtaataatgttttcatttctgtcgtaagttcctcctctgtgtgttgtatacatattatatattatattatatatattatatacatattatatatctAACATGCAGGTGGTGGGGCTGGGCAACGTGGGCATGGAGGGCACGCGGCACAGCGTCGGCATGGCGGTGCTCGGCGCGCTCGCCGCCCGGCTCGGGGCGGCCGACCGTTGGCGCGGCGACGGGCGCGTCTCCGGCGAGGTGGTGGTGTCGGAGGTGGAGCGGACGCACGTGGTGCTGCTCCGCCCGCGGCTGCTGATGAACGTCAACGGCGTGTCGGTGGCCAAAGCCGGTGAGGTCATCGTTGTTGTCGTTGTCCTCCTGAGGCCTGTAAATAGACTGTAAATAACTGTGAAAAGACTCCagatgtcatgtgacctgaaCTCTGCCTTCGTGCCCCCCAGCTGGTAAATTTGGTATCAAACCCGAAGACATCGTGCTGGTCCACGATGAGCTGGACAAGCCTCTGGGGAAAGTGGTCATCAAGCACGGAGGAAGTGCCAGGTGGGtttcctgcttcctgcttcctgcttcctgttccCAGGTTGCTTTTCTGGGTCCTTTTTATCTCATAAAGGTTCCTTGCTGAAGTTTCTAAGTGTCCTTTGTGACAaaagctgtttgacattgcaCATTTTGTGCAATAAAATGTCTCAACTGTTTAAAAGTTCCAGTGAGGAAGTGtgaagtgacctttgaccccttgtCGTCTCTCAGAGGTCACAACGGCGTCCGCTCCTGTGTCGACTGTCTGCAGACGGATGTGAGTGTAAAGCAGTTAAATCAGATCCATTTACGAGAACCGGCGCGGCTGGTTTGAGAAGCGGtttaaaagtcccccccccccctccaggtgaTGCTCCGCCTCCGCGTCGGGATTGGCCGCCCGCAGGGGAAGACGCCGGTGGAGCGCCACGTCCTGGGCCGCTTCTCCTCGGAGGAGAGGAAGGTCCTGGAGTCCGTTCTGGCGCAGAGCGTGGACCTCCTCCTCGCCCAGCtcgcccctcctccttcctcctcctcctcctcctcctcctcctcgccagcagggggcgggagGGAGCGCAGCACGACGTGAAGACCGAGCggtttcagaataaaagtctCCTCTGTGCAGCAAACTGGGATTTGTTCAACGACTCGAATGTTTGTTCTCCATGAATTAAAGGGACTGAAATCTCTAATTGTCTCTTTTACAACAAAAGGCTCAATTTCTCCTCTTTAGTGAACAAAACACAAGCTTTGgacgctaggctgcatcctcaAGGAAGCATCCTTCCCTTCCTCTGCGTCTGTCCCGTTCCCACGTCACTGACCTTTAGGTTCGGCCTCTGTGGAGGTTGGAGGAGCAGAAGGTTACGAAGGCTGCTGAAGGCCACAAGGATGCACACTAGAGACATAGAAGTTCCCatctcatcttcctctcctcatcctcctcatctcatCCTCGATTGTGGCTTTTTTGgctaaaaaaaaccacacaacaacgtatcgacccccccccctcctcttttcccAATTGTCCCCCACCAATTCCACTCTTCATCAATTAGGCGCCTTTAATGAGTTGCTTCCAGTCCAGAGGCGCTGTGCTTTCTCTCACTCAGCAGAGGGTACcggagcgggaggggggggggggggcaccaaacccgcccccccccccctcctcaagaAAAGAGCATATAAAACAGCGGAAAGAGGCCGGCTGGTAGAAAGGAGGCCGAGAGctccaggaagaaaacaaaagggaggCGGACATTGTCCGAGGCCTTCTGTCCCTCAGTCACAAAGGCTGCAGGGGACACACTTGTGGAcacgaggaggggagggggggctcaaagggaaccccttcacacacacactcttaacgccccccctctttcccagcacctcctcctcgccgGTCAGCGAGCTTCACCGCGCggcaggaggtcaaaggtcgactGGACACCTGGACCCTAAAGGGTATTCAGGAATGGGACCTCCAAccttagccccccccctccctggcggCCTGGTGGGGGGTCTTCCCACAGTCGTGCTCACCAAGCGGAGGGGAGCTCACTGACGGAGTCCTGCTGTAACAAACAGCCCCAAAGCCTGCTGGGTAATTTCTGCTTCCACCACCTGACTCCATGTCACATGTTATCATGATGTTCTCCTGAGGGTCCAAAGCTCCGTCTTCAGGGTTCCTCACGTGTTCTTCTCCAACGCAGGAAGTAGTTCATCCTGAGATCACAGGATGTAGATTTAATAACAAAAGTTACTCCTCATGTGTGTCTATTGAAAGATGAGAAGATCTGCAGGTGAAGCTCATGCAGAGCGAGGCCCTTTAATTCAACCTGAAAACAAACGAGAAACAAATTCAATTATATATACGACTAAATCACCAGAAGAGCTtaataatgttttcatttctgctGCGTTCTTAAGTTGTttcatttgacctttttatttgttgttttttcagcaaTATTTGGTTATTTTTAAACCTGTAAAAACGAGCAGAAGATAAAAATCCTAATTGTTGAATTTAATGTATCTTGTTAATTGATTTGACAGTTTAGTCCAGCTCATTTTTTTGTTATGATCACGTGGTATATTGATTATATAATTAGTGTAATAAAGAGTTCTCAGGACATTTggttttaaaggatttttttattctttatacatgattttatgaaaagaaaacgaaTTATCTAATTTAAACAAATGAGATCAAAGTCTGGATCTTTCTATCACATCACATGGAAAGGATTTAAATTCACATTACCtgaactataaaaaatacttttctgttCAATGCTgacatgaaacaaaataaagtacTTTAGTGTTgaaacagtcaaataaaaatacttgaaataaatatgaaataattaaacaagAATGTCTTGTTTTAACATTGTTTGGTTTTAAACGAATaattaaaaggtttatttttaaatgaatttcgTTCGTGtgagtttattttaaattaatgaATGCGACTTTGTTTATTGTGGTTATTTCAcctccgagtgtgtgtgtgtgtgtgcgtgtgtgtgtgtgtgtgtgtgggggggggtaacaggGTTTTGATTGTAATTGAAAATGACGAAAGAgtaaaaaaggagagagaaatagaaaaataagccCGTTGTGTCTTTAAGAGGTGCTGGTCCTCTCTCTCAGTGCAGATTcattacttcttcttcttctcctcttcttgcacaatggacccccccccccctcccgcggtGTGAttgcgtgcgcgtgcgcgtgtgaatgtgtgagtcAGTACCACGAGCGGACCGTCCCCACTCCGTCCCCCCGGGGCGATGACACGGACGCACCGGGGCTCATTGTGGGAGGAAAAAGACCCCTAAGATCGGCCAGCGGGGGGaggtctggaggaggaggaggaggaggaggaggaggaggaggaggacaccggGAGCGGACAGAAGGGGACcggctaacccccccccccct includes:
- the LOC119224889 gene encoding natterin-3-like, coding for MFGWCVAVLLAVLQLCSPALQSDPGRAPRPDRSEPRLNAALEDVVPSREAARPPNVRKTPVAVPSWRSPPPVFGEHANLKWVAWSGQLPNGAVAIFNGYAERTDYVCKVNCQSGFYSPGGGGLCRYPYAEKEYASATFDMLVNVDHFEFLEWVEGSYGSVPGYAVRTCPGADIFVGKNKYGLGKVVPQHKAFFLPWQGDEYWYKSYQVLAVNRDTYSQHVSHVEYGVDRMELFHHPPEALQLAAVTNLECRDVAKTVRLEKTSSVGKTWDIGRETRNGSVSTMQAKVPILGPGTVDFTKEQTVTFSEGTSVVESIHHVVSVELLVPPNHSCAVRMDGRKMTADIPFTGRLSRTNHKGDTRWTYITGSYDGVNVGEINAVVERCQPVADATPCAPTGG
- the ptrh1 gene encoding probable peptidyl-tRNA hydrolase isoform X1, translated to MSLNRGVKVSNVTLTTPAGRPLVGRSKDVPVFGASCRYLSLLLKKLLSFGTMRRLFTRILNRVLLSEPFAMGGEAELHTEGRRKLVVGLGNVGMEGTRHSVGMAVLGALAARLGAADRWRGDGRVSGEVVVSEVERTHVVLLRPRLLMNVNGVSVAKAAGKFGIKPEDIVLVHDELDKPLGKVVIKHGGSARGHNGVRSCVDCLQTDVMLRLRVGIGRPQGKTPVERHVLGRFSSEERKVLESVLAQSVDLLLAQLAPPPSSSSSSSSSSPAGGGRERSTT
- the ptrh1 gene encoding probable peptidyl-tRNA hydrolase isoform X3; protein product: MSLNRGVKVSNVTLTTPAGRPLVGRSKDVPVFGASCRYLSLLLKKLLSFGTMRRLFTRILNRVLLSEPFAMGGEAELHTEGRRKLVVGLGNVGMEGTRHSVGMAVLGALAARLGAADRWRGDGRVSGEVVVSEVERTHVVLLRPRLLMNVNGVSVAKAAGKFGIKPEDIVLVHDELDKPLGKVVIKHGGSASSSEEV
- the ptrh1 gene encoding probable peptidyl-tRNA hydrolase isoform X2, whose amino-acid sequence is MRRLFTRILNRVLLSEPFAMGGEAELHTEGRRKLVVGLGNVGMEGTRHSVGMAVLGALAARLGAADRWRGDGRVSGEVVVSEVERTHVVLLRPRLLMNVNGVSVAKAAGKFGIKPEDIVLVHDELDKPLGKVVIKHGGSARGHNGVRSCVDCLQTDVMLRLRVGIGRPQGKTPVERHVLGRFSSEERKVLESVLAQSVDLLLAQLAPPPSSSSSSSSSSPAGGGRERSTT